In Spirochaeta thermophila DSM 6578, the DNA window CTGCCATGATCGATCTCCTCTCCCTCGGTTTCGTGCAGAGGGCCTTTCTCACAGGCCTCGCCTTGAGCCTTCCGGCCTCGCTTCTGGGGATGTTCCTCATCCTCCGTCGGTTCTCCATGGTGGGCGACGGTCTCGCGCACGTGAGTTTCGCCACCGTGGCCCTGGGTCTCCTCGTGGGCACGCAACCCTTCCTCCTCTCCCTCCCTCTGGTGATCGCCGCCTCGCTCCTTCTTCTCTTCCTCGTGGAGCGGCGGGGGGCGTACGGGGATGCCGCAGTGGGCATGATCTCAGGTGCTGCGGTGGCCCTGGGTGTGGTGCTCGCGAGCGTGGCGGGCGGATTCAACGTGGACCTCTTCGCCTACCTCTTCGGGAGCATCCTCACCGTGACGTGGGGGGAGGTGTGGACGAGCCTCCTCTGGGCCGGGGTCGTGGTCGCGGGGATCGTGGTGTGGTATCGCCCCCTCTTCATGGTGACATACGACCCCGAGTTCGCGCAGGTCCAGGGTCTCCGGGTGCGACGGTACGAGCGGGCCCTCATGGTGGCCACCGCAGTCACCGTGGTGTTGGGGATCCGGCTCGTGGGGGTGCTCCTCATCTCGAGCCTCATCGTGTTTCCTGCGAGCTGCGCCTTCCTCCTCCGGAAGGGGTTTGCTGTCACCCTCACCGTCACGGCCCTCGTCGGAGTGGCAGGCGTGGTCATCGGCATGACCGCCTCCCTCGCCTGGAACCTCCCCACGGGCCCGGCCATCGTCCTCGCCTACGCCCTCGTCTTCCTGCTCCTTGCCCTTATCCCCCTCCTCCACCGGGCGGTGCGCTCCCGGTCGTGAACCCCTTCCCCTTTTGGGCGCTTTTTGACATCCTGTGAGCCACACCCCTGTGGAGGAGGAGCCATGTCCCTGAAGGAGCGCGCACTCGCCTACCATAAAGACCCGGTCCCGGGCAAGCTCGCCGTGAGGCCCACCAAGCCCTGTGACACCGCGGAGGAGCTCTCGCTCGCCTACACCCCCGGCGTGGCCGAGCCGGTGCGCGAGATCGCCCGCCTCCCCGAGGAGGTCTACGACTACACCGCCAAGGGGAACCTCGTGGCAGTGGTCTCGAACGGCACGGCCATCCTCGGCCTCGGGAACCTGGGGGCCCTCGCGAGCAAGCCCGTCATGGAGGGCAAGGCCGTGCTCTTCAAGCGATTCGCCGACATCGACGTCTTCGACATAGAGGTGGACACCACCGATCCCGACGAGTTTATCCGCACCGTGAAGCTCATAAGCCCCACTTTCGGAGGCATCAACCTCGAGGACATCAAGGCCCCGGAGTGCTTCCATATCGAACAGCGGCTCATCGAGGAGTGTGACATCCCCGTGTTCCACGACGATCAGCACGGCACCGCCATCATCGCCACGGCCGGCCTCATCAACGCGTGCGAGCTCGCAGGGAAGAGGCTGGAGGACGTACGGGTGGTCTTCAACGGCGCCGGCGCGGCGGGGATCGCATGCGCCCGCATGTTCATAGCGGCCGGAGTGAAGAAGGAGCACATCGTGATGTGCGACAGGAAGGGCGTCATCCATAGAGGGAGGGATGACCTCAGCCCGGAGAAAACCGCATTCGCCGTCGATACACCCTTGCGGACCCTCTCAGAAGCCCTCAAGGGAGCCGATGTCTTCGTGGGGCTCTCGGTGGGAGGGGTGCTCAGCCAGGAGATGGTGAGGAGCATGGCGAAGAGTCCCATCATCTTTGCCATGGCGAACCCCGACCCCGAGATCCCTTATCCCGAAGCCAAGGCGGTGCGGCCCGACCTCATCATGGCCACCGGCCGGAGCGACTTTCCCAACCAGATCAACAACGTATTGGGGTTCCCCTTCATCTTCCGTGGAGCGCTCGACGTACGGGCGAGCCGCATCACCGAGGGCATGAAGATGGCGGCGGCGCGTGCCCTCGCCGAACTCGCCCGAGAGCCGGTGCCAGAAGAGGTCTCCCGGGCCTACGGGGGGGTACGATTCGCGTTCGGCCCTGAGTACATCGTACCCAAACCCTTCGATCCGCGGGTGATCGCCTACGAGTCCGTGGCCGTGGCCCGTGCCGCCTGTGAAGAAGGGGTGGCCCGCAGGCCCATCACCGACTGGGATGGTTACCGGGACTCTCTCCTCCGCCGGGTAGCGCGGTACTGGGGCACATGAGGATAGATGAAGGCTTCTATATAACGAGCAGCCAATATTCAAAAAAGTATTCGGGATGGTGGTGTATTGTCTCAAGTATTTCTATAAAAAGAAACAAATATGAGTCATAGTGCCTCATAAAGGCATCTTTCGAGAAATTTTTCTTGACAGCATTCCGGTATGGATTTAAAATTATAGATACCAAAATCATCTTTCAGGAGGGCCCCATGGCGCATATTGACCGGCCGTGGAAGGCGTATCCTCCCCGGAGAGACAACCTCCTCCTCATCCTCCACGATATCCAGGATCATAACCCCCGCAACTACCTCCCCGA includes these proteins:
- a CDS encoding malic enzyme-like NAD(P)-binding protein, producing the protein MSLKERALAYHKDPVPGKLAVRPTKPCDTAEELSLAYTPGVAEPVREIARLPEEVYDYTAKGNLVAVVSNGTAILGLGNLGALASKPVMEGKAVLFKRFADIDVFDIEVDTTDPDEFIRTVKLISPTFGGINLEDIKAPECFHIEQRLIEECDIPVFHDDQHGTAIIATAGLINACELAGKRLEDVRVVFNGAGAAGIACARMFIAAGVKKEHIVMCDRKGVIHRGRDDLSPEKTAFAVDTPLRTLSEALKGADVFVGLSVGGVLSQEMVRSMAKSPIIFAMANPDPEIPYPEAKAVRPDLIMATGRSDFPNQINNVLGFPFIFRGALDVRASRITEGMKMAAARALAELAREPVPEEVSRAYGGVRFAFGPEYIVPKPFDPRVIAYESVAVARAACEEGVARRPITDWDGYRDSLLRRVARYWGT
- a CDS encoding metal ABC transporter permease, with the translated sequence MIDLLSLGFVQRAFLTGLALSLPASLLGMFLILRRFSMVGDGLAHVSFATVALGLLVGTQPFLLSLPLVIAASLLLLFLVERRGAYGDAAVGMISGAAVALGVVLASVAGGFNVDLFAYLFGSILTVTWGEVWTSLLWAGVVVAGIVVWYRPLFMVTYDPEFAQVQGLRVRRYERALMVATAVTVVLGIRLVGVLLISSLIVFPASCAFLLRKGFAVTLTVTALVGVAGVVIGMTASLAWNLPTGPAIVLAYALVFLLLALIPLLHRAVRSRS